In the genome of Syntrophorhabdaceae bacterium, one region contains:
- a CDS encoding VTT domain-containing protein, whose protein sequence is MKIFISSFGPFAALVFVIVQALQVIFAPIPGEVTGFVGGFLFGKIMGAILSTIGLTIGSLVAFYITRSFGIKVVEKVVKKEYIDKFNHFVTHKGLYITFIFFVIPGFPKDSLCYLLGLTHIRIVDFLIMNIIGRLPGTLMLTLQGDALRHGKYQAFVILLAVSLFIVIGFYVTRNYLTRYMEKLIDRYRKKRQEKKPRQIEP, encoded by the coding sequence TTGAAAATCTTTATATCTTCCTTTGGTCCGTTTGCTGCCCTTGTTTTTGTCATTGTTCAGGCACTACAGGTTATCTTTGCCCCTATACCTGGCGAGGTAACAGGTTTTGTAGGCGGTTTTCTGTTTGGTAAGATAATGGGTGCTATTCTATCTACAATAGGTTTAACCATAGGCTCCCTTGTAGCCTTTTATATTACCAGATCTTTCGGTATAAAGGTTGTTGAGAAGGTAGTAAAAAAAGAATATATAGATAAATTTAATCACTTTGTCACCCATAAAGGTCTTTATATCACCTTTATCTTTTTTGTAATCCCTGGTTTCCCTAAAGATTCATTGTGTTATCTACTCGGGCTTACCCATATAAGGATTGTAGATTTTCTTATTATGAATATCATAGGCCGTCTACCAGGGACATTGATGCTTACTTTACAGGGCGATGCCTTAAGGCATGGCAAATATCAGGCATTCGTCATCCTCCTTGCAGTAAGTCTTTTTATTGTAATAGGTTTTTATGTAACGAGAAACTATCTTACCAGATATATGGAAAAGTTGATAGATAGATATAGAAAAAAAAGACAGGAAAAAAAACCAAGACAAATTGAACCATAG
- a CDS encoding TonB family protein — MREEAWYKMLIVSTILHLVFITAISIPYKKSARRIDLSSAYSVNLVGDMGGIPGYGKGAAVDVKEIKAPSTQEKTTQQKTVQPPPAKKRQVPVRKDTKAVSLSKQKVPQKNNTHSTDTLTKDELSRFDRRISEMQKRTNYLDVTQMRTSAGGGERKVGGQGYGLPISSQGGSKPLDLISQKYIFDIWEKIKEAWGLPGSYSSKKNLESIVTIKIRKDGRIIDINFEKRSGNRLYDESILRAIRSIDPLPSIPPSFNSDTVELGFRFLPGDVS; from the coding sequence ATGAGAGAAGAGGCATGGTATAAGATGCTTATTGTCTCTACCATCCTCCACCTTGTTTTTATCACAGCCATAAGCATCCCTTATAAAAAATCTGCAAGAAGGATTGACCTATCTTCTGCCTATTCAGTAAATCTCGTAGGTGACATGGGCGGTATCCCTGGATATGGAAAAGGTGCGGCCGTGGATGTTAAAGAGATAAAGGCACCATCTACACAGGAGAAAACAACTCAGCAAAAGACAGTACAACCTCCACCAGCAAAAAAGAGACAGGTGCCTGTCAGGAAGGATACAAAGGCAGTATCTTTGTCAAAACAGAAGGTGCCCCAGAAAAACAATACACATTCAACTGATACCCTTACTAAAGATGAATTGAGCCGTTTTGACAGAAGGATAAGCGAGATGCAAAAGAGGACAAACTATCTTGATGTAACTCAGATGAGGACATCTGCCGGTGGTGGAGAAAGAAAAGTAGGGGGTCAGGGATATGGTCTACCCATATCAAGTCAGGGTGGCTCAAAACCATTAGACCTCATATCTCAGAAGTATATCTTTGATATATGGGAAAAGATAAAAGAGGCATGGGGTTTGCCCGGCTCTTATTCTTCAAAGAAAAACCTTGAGAGTATAGTTACAATAAAAATAAGAAAGGATGGCAGGATAATAGATATAAACTTTGAGAAGAGGTCTGGAAACAGGCTCTATGATGAATCCATCTTGAGGGCAATAAGGTCAATAGACCCCCTACCTTCTATTCCGCCTTCGTTTAATTCTGATACGGTTGAGCTTGGTTTTAGGTTTCTTCCAGGAGATGTATCATAG
- a CDS encoding ExbD/TolR family protein — protein sequence MKASKDTKTPMSEINIIPLVDVMLVLLIIFMITAPMMQHGMNIDIPKLTTRPLPAKDEPQILSITRERQIILNEKKLDFKDLKPAVEFLFINKTNKEIFLRADKDVPYGFVVTCMGLIREAGIEKINIVTKPQEE from the coding sequence ATGAAGGCATCAAAAGATACAAAGACACCCATGTCAGAGATTAATATAATCCCCCTTGTGGATGTCATGTTGGTCCTCCTTATAATATTCATGATAACAGCACCTATGATGCAGCACGGTATGAATATAGATATACCAAAGCTCACCACAAGACCCCTCCCTGCCAAGGATGAGCCACAGATATTAAGTATTACGAGGGAAAGACAGATTATTCTAAATGAAAAAAAACTTGATTTTAAAGACCTTAAACCTGCCGTAGAGTTTCTTTTTATCAATAAAACAAATAAAGAGATTTTTTTAAGGGCTGATAAAGATGTCCCTTATGGTTTTGTGGTTACTTGCATGGGACTTATAAGAGAGGCAGGGATAGAGAAGATCAATATTGTCACAAAACCCCAGGAGGAATAA